A DNA window from Hordeum vulgare subsp. vulgare chromosome 1H, MorexV3_pseudomolecules_assembly, whole genome shotgun sequence contains the following coding sequences:
- the LOC123452578 gene encoding neurofilament heavy polypeptide-like, which translates to MAATGARQQQQPQAAAAEPKFELAEKAGSYVLRITLQGLRKDDFRVQVDRAGRLTVRGATRPGSSLHKVFQLPADASLDDIAGRFQAGVLTLTVPKRVPSTSVEEVKKSTPGVAKEEDAAKTTQSAEVDAAKSMPAKPTPPAEVDGAKKMGKEEGAAKPTPPAEVDGAKKMSKGSGAGKKETDGAKQPAGRDDGGEKKETAVGTKPKESTFGRTTRQVAEHVQRMEEDSRRKEIEHKPAPAAKKEQEPKPKAPQAAATPEKPAPKPTSGEVGKESLAETVRQHGEEERAKAAAAATVMEAKAERAKKAVASTCAAWKERIAGELKGVTDMKWADDAVEMARKNKEVIAVGVAAFSIGFLVSQKLFRK; encoded by the coding sequence ATGGCGGCCACCGGCGccaggcagcagcagcagccgcaggcggcggcggcggagcccaaGTTCGAGCTGGCGGAGAAGGCCGGCAGCTACGTGCTCCGCATCACCCTCCAGGGCTTGAGGAAGGACGACTTCCGGGTGCAGGTGGACCGCGCCGGGAGGCTCACCGTGCGCGGCGCCACCAGGCCGGGCTCCTCCCTCCACAAGGTCTTCCAGCTCCCCGCAGACGCCAGCCTCGACGACATCGCCGGCCGCTTCCAGGCCGGCGTGCTCACGCTCACCGTGCCCAAGCGCGTCCCGTCGACGAGCGTCGAGGAAGTCAAGAAGAGTACACCCGGCGTGGCCAAGGAGGAGGACGCCGCCAAGACGACGCAGTCCGCAGAGGTCGACGCCGCCAAGAGCATGCCCGCCAAGCCGACGCCACCGGCAGAGGTTGACGGCGCCAAGAAGATGGGCAAGGAGGAGGGTGCCGCCAAGCCGACGCCACCGGCAGAGGTCGACGGCGCCAAGAAGATGTCCAAGGGCAGCGGTGCTGGAAAGAAGGAGACCGACGGCGCCAAGCAGCCGGCTGGCAGGGACGACGGCGGCGAGAAGAAGGAAACCGCCGTTGGCACCAAGCCCAAGGAGAGCACGTTCGGCAGGACGACGCGCCAGGTCGCGGAGCATGTTCAACGCATGGAGGAGGACAGCAGACGCAAGGAAATTGAGCACAAGCCGGCGCCAGCGGCGAAGAAGGAACAGGAACCAAAGCCCAAGGCTCCTCAGGCGGCAGCGACACCCGAGAAGCCGGCACCAAAGCCAACCTCCGGCGAGGTTGGAAAGGAGAGCCTGGCGGAGACGGTGAGGCAGCACGGCGAGGAAGAGAGGGCCAAGGCTGCTGCCGCGGCGACGGTCATGGAAGCAAAAGCGGAGCGGGCGAAGAAGGCGGTGGCGTCGACGTGCGCGGCCTGGAAGGAGCGCATCGCCGGGGAGCTCAAGGGGGTGACGGACATGAAGTGGGCAGACGACGCGGTGGAGATGGCACGGAAGAACAAGGAGGTTATCGCCGTCGGGGTTGCCGCCTTCTCCATCGGCTTCCTTGTCTCCCAGAAGCTCTTCAGGAAGTGA
- the LOC123452570 gene encoding inactive protein RESTRICTED TEV MOVEMENT 2-like produces MAATGTKQQQQQPTAAPAANVVDPKFEWTEKEHSYVLRITLTGFRKDNFRVQVDGTGRLTVRGATPPGAGGPGSALHRVFQLPATASLDDIAGRFEAGVLTLTVPKRASAGAGVATEDGAPPTSTKEAAKPAPPAEVGGAKKMPKEEGLSARQMLAEDDSGKKKETAAGAEPKESTLSRTTRQVAEHVKRMEEEANRRKQEGEKKPAPAAKKDQNPRPKPPQAAATPEVPALKLEPAVGEKAKAAADRESLAERVRLCGDGEEKRAKVAAAMPATMEEKAEREKAAVAASCTAWKERIARELKGLTDMKWADSAVEMARKNKEVVAVGVAAFSLGFFVSQKLFGK; encoded by the coding sequence ATGGCGGCCACCGGcaccaagcagcagcagcagcagccgacgGCAGCACCGGCGGCGAACGTGGTGGATCCCAAGTTCGAGTGGACGGAGAAGGAGCACAGCTACGTGCTCCGCATCACCCTCACGGGCTTCAGGAAGGACAACTTCCGGGTGCAGGTGGACGGCACCGGGAGGCTCACCGTGCGAGGGGCGACCCCTCCGGGCGCCGGCGGCCCGGGCTCCGCCCTCCACAGGGTCTTCCAGCTGCCCGCAACCGCCAGCCTCGACGACATCGCCGGCCGCTTCGAGGCCGGTGTGCTCACGCTCACCGTGCCCAAACGCGCCTCTGCCGGTGCCGGTGTGGCCACGGAGGACGGTGCCCCGCCGACGTCCACGAAGGAGGCTGCCAAGCCGGCGCCACCCGCGGAGGTGGGCGGCGCCAAGAAGATGCCAAAGGAGGAGGGACTCAGCGCCAGGCAGATGCTCGCCGAGGACGACAGCGGCAAGAAAAAAGAAACCGCCGCGGGCGCCGAGCCCAAGGAGAGCACGCTCAGCCGGACGACTCGGCAGGTCGCCGAGCACGTTAAGCGCATGGAAGAGGAGGCCAACAGGCGCAAGCaagagggagagaagaagccagcaCCGGCGGCGAAGAAGGACCAAAACCCGAGGCCCAAGCCTCCTCAAGCTGCGGCGACACCCGAGGTGCCGGCACTGAAGCTAGAGCCTGCCGTCGGCGAGAAGGCCAAGGCGGCAGCTGACCGGGAGAGCCTGGCGGAGAGGGTTAGGCtgtgcggcgacggcgaggaaaaGAGGGCCAAGGTTGCTGCTGCCATGCCGGCAACCATGGAAGAGAAAGCGGAGCGCGagaaggcggcggtggcggcatcATGCACCGCGTGGAAGGAGCGCATCGCCCGGGAGCTCAAGGGGCTGACGGACATGAAGTGGGCGGATAGCGCGGTGGAGATggcgaggaagaacaaggaggtgGTCGCCGTCGGCGTCGCCGCCTTCTCTCTCGGCTTCTTCGTCTCCCAGAAGCTCTTCGGCAAGTGA